Genomic DNA from Peribacillus simplex NBRC 15720 = DSM 1321:
TTTCCACTTTGAACATCCAACTCAAACATCATTAACCCTCCTTGCAAATGGGTGTATTACATCTCCTAATACAGTACATTATAAAACAATATCTTCCAATTTAAAACCAATTTAAAACCATTTTTAATCAATACTCTCCATAAACTCGCTTTCATTTTGTTTAACAAGACTTACAGTAGGGAACTAATGATATTAAGAATAAACAAAGGAGTTGTTTTCATTGAAACCATTATATACAGCTACAGTTACCGTACACGGTGGTCGTGAGGGACATGTTAAATCAGAGGACGGGATTCTGGATTTCGATGTAAGGTCACCGAAGGAATTAGGTGGTTCCGGTGAGCGCGCTACAAACCCTGAACAGCTATTCGCAGCCGGTTACGCGGCATGTTTTGACAGTGCTTTGAATCTTGTTCTGCAAAAAGAAAAGAAAAAGGTCGATACTTCCGTGACAGCAAATGTAACGATCGGTAAAGACGAGGAAGACGGCGGTTTTAAATTGGCTGTAAGGTTGGATGTTTCGATTCCCGACCTAAGCAGGGAAGAAGCCCAAGACTTCGCCAAAAAAGCACACATGACTTGCCCCTATTCAAAAGCAACTCGCGGGAACGTCGATGTCACCTTGATTTTGGTATAAAGTTTATGCAAAGGAATGGATACGGCATTAAGGCCGGCTCCATTCCCTTTTTCTTATTTCACTTCTTCCAATCCCTTCAATTTCAAAAGAAAGCCCAGACCTATTACCGCCATGATGATCAATGACCCTAATGCCATCCGGCTCGCCAATGTACCGAGGTCATGGAATACCAACGTTATCGTTCCATATAATAGCGGACCGATTATTGAAGAGACTTTTCCAGAGAATGCAAATAGTCCAAAAAATTGCCCCCTCTTCTCATCCGGGGTCAATTCAATGATATATGTCCGTGATGTCACCCACATCGAACCTAGCGAAATGCCGAACATACTCCCTGCGACCCAGAACCAAAGAGCGGTTTGTGCAAAGACCGCTATAAATAAAGCGACCAAGAGCAGAACTCCCACATATGTCACAGCTAGCCGCGGTCCCTTCGACTGCGTGATGTATCCAAACAGAAACGATCCGGCTATACTCGATACTGTCGATACCAAGTAAAGCAAAATGAATCCGCTTGAGGAAAATCCAACAACAGTCTTGGCATATACGGCCATCATGCCGATAGTAGTCGCAATTGCATCATTTAAAAAGAAATAAGCAATCATGAATGTAAAAACCGATCGATAGGATTGCATCTCTCTAAATGTTGATTTAATTTCCTTATAACCGGATAAAAAAGGTTGTTTCGCTTTTTGCTGCTTTGGAGACTCTTTTAAAAAAAAGAATAAGGGAAGGGAAAAAACCAGAAATAAAATGGCCGTGGGAATAAAGGCTTCATGTGAACTCCCTTTACTTATGAATGGATAGATTGACAGGCCCACTAATGTTCCAAGGTAGCCTACCGCCACGCCAAATCCTGATATAAGCGGCAATTGCTGTTTCGTGCCTAAATCACTCATCATCGTATCATAGAAAACAAGACTCGAATGATAGAAAAACTTTGCTATCACAAATAAAAGAATGACGATCGCTAAGGAAATTGGAATGCCCAGAAGCTTTCCATCGAACGGCGCCCCTCCAAATACCCCCATTAAAAATGTACATACAACAGAAATGAGTGTGAAAATAATAATGTATTTTTTCATTTTTCCCGTTCGATCGATCATGACACCGAACAGCGGGGAAAACAAAACAAGAAACATACTGGCAATCGCATTTGCGTAGGATATGAAGGTACTGGCAATTTGGTCAAGAACGGCATTTTCCCCAATTTGTTCCTGAAGGAAGAATGGAAAGAAAATCGTATTGATATTAGAAGAAAAAATCGTATTGGCAAAATCGTAAAACGCCCAAGAGAGAATGGGCAGGGAAAAATATAAACCAAAATTCCCCTTCCATTTTTTAGACTTCGGTTTCACCTGCAATTCCATCTGCTTTCCCTCCTTATTGATACTTAAATTATATGTATTCCATACCTTTCCAATAAATCCTTTAAGTCGGGATTATAACATTGTGTAAAACATGATTTTTTCCCGCCTAACATGTAAAATTATGAAAGGAGGCTGTCCTGCTAACTTCTTTATATTCTTTTAAGTTTGGGTAAAGGATATCAAAGAATTTTAATTAATGTGCCTAATAGGAGTGTGAAAGATGATTGCATTTTTTCTTATTATCTTGGTAACCATACTTGTCCTGTTCGCTATCTATTCTAAAAGAACCAATAGTGATTTCCCTGAGAGCTTCAAAACGCAGCATTCCCCTCTTAAAATTGGACATCGCGGTGCATCTGGATATTGCCCCGAGAATACAATGGCATCTTATAATAAAGCAATTGAATTGGGAGCAGATTTCCTGGAAGTGGATATCCATCTTAGTAAAGATGATGTACTTGTGGTTCATCATGATCCCACTCTGGATCGAACCACGAACGGCAAAGGGAACATCCGTGATTACACGGCTGCCGAATTAAAGGAACTGGATGCAGGAAGCTGGTATC
This window encodes:
- a CDS encoding organic hydroperoxide resistance protein yields the protein MKPLYTATVTVHGGREGHVKSEDGILDFDVRSPKELGGSGERATNPEQLFAAGYAACFDSALNLVLQKEKKKVDTSVTANVTIGKDEEDGGFKLAVRLDVSIPDLSREEAQDFAKKAHMTCPYSKATRGNVDVTLILV
- a CDS encoding MFS transporter — translated: MELQVKPKSKKWKGNFGLYFSLPILSWAFYDFANTIFSSNINTIFFPFFLQEQIGENAVLDQIASTFISYANAIASMFLVLFSPLFGVMIDRTGKMKKYIIIFTLISVVCTFLMGVFGGAPFDGKLLGIPISLAIVILLFVIAKFFYHSSLVFYDTMMSDLGTKQQLPLISGFGVAVGYLGTLVGLSIYPFISKGSSHEAFIPTAILFLVFSLPLFFFLKESPKQQKAKQPFLSGYKEIKSTFREMQSYRSVFTFMIAYFFLNDAIATTIGMMAVYAKTVVGFSSSGFILLYLVSTVSSIAGSFLFGYITQSKGPRLAVTYVGVLLLVALFIAVFAQTALWFWVAGSMFGISLGSMWVTSRTYIIELTPDEKRGQFFGLFAFSGKVSSIIGPLLYGTITLVFHDLGTLASRMALGSLIIMAVIGLGFLLKLKGLEEVK